Within the Salvia hispanica cultivar TCC Black 2014 chromosome 4, UniMelb_Shisp_WGS_1.0, whole genome shotgun sequence genome, the region CGCCCTGTTGTCGTCCAGCATCGAGAGGCTGAAGAGCGCGGCGGCTGAGTTTTCTTTGGCATCGATCGTTCCGTGCTCGAGGATTTCTATTATGGCGGGGATGGGATCCTCCGCGGATATGAGCTGCTTGTTTGATTCGTCGATGGAGAGGTTGAAGAGGGCGGTCACGGTGTGCTCTTGGATTCTCGAATCCGGATAGGATAGGAGCTGCACGAGGCGCTGGATCCCTCCTGCGTTGGCGATCAAGCTTCTGCTGTTGGAGCATTCCTTTGACAGGAAGCGGATCTGCTCCACCGCGTCTCTCTGCTCCTCTAGCTTGCTCGAGGAGAGGCTCTTCACGAGGGACAGGATCTTTTCGTCGTTTGTCGTCTCTGCGCTCTTGGGCGCCTCCTTGGAGGGCTGGTAGTTGTTTTTCTCGCACCACTGCAGGATCAAGTTCTTGAGAGCGAAATTTGGCGCGAGAAGCAAGTGCTCCAGAGTTTGCCCCGTCTTGGGACAGGTCTGGTGGTTCGAGTCTAGCCACTTCTGTATGCTTCTTCTCTCGTACGTCTGCACCAAAATGAGTCCACGTAAGAGAATGAGGGAAGTTGGAAGCAATATGTAAGTGTTGTTGAACctcaattagtttgaggccttttgggagtGTGCAGACTTGAACCAAAGCAGACATTATCAAGCTACAATCGTAACAAAAAGGTAGAGTGAAAGAAACATGTGTGTACACACCTGCCCTGTAGCAACGATAACAGGATCAGTCATGATCTCGAGTGTGATCGGGCACAAGAACTCGTTGgggatggagaaggaggagggGGCTACATTGAGGCGTTTGGGCTCATCGACCGCTTCCTTTTCCTCGACGCCTGCAAAGCGCTTCAACTTTTGCACAAGGTTGAGGACTTGCTGCTGGCACTCACTGCTTATGCCCCATCTTTCATTGGAGAGTTTGTGAATGCTTAGTCTCTCTTCGTGGAGCTCCTCGGGCGTGAACAAGGAGAGCTTGACCGCCAGCCTCTCAACGCTGGCTATCTCCGCGTTTCTGTCGTTTGAGGACAGTGCCACCATCAAGTCCATCGTCAGCTCCATGTCCTGCGTGTCTGTCCTCTTCTTCGCTCGTCTCAGTTGCACGCGCTGCAACTCCATCTGCAATACATGCACATGAgactgattttgattttgatgaatgatgaatgtgtgtgtCCAGTGTCAACCAACTCCTACATGCTCTTTATCTTGTTGAGAAATCCCAAGCTCCTCATAAGGCATTCCTTCCATAGCAGCGCTTATACTCTCATAAACAGTGTGAAATCGGCCCATCATACTCTCACTTTCCAATGCCTGAGAATTAACATAAAAGCATTTAAATACGCAAGTGTTGGGGCTTCGAAGAATTAGAAAATGTGCGATCAATATATAAGTGCAACGGACCAAATAAATCTTGCTGCCATCGTGGCAAAATCGCAAGAGCTTCCGGGCAGATCGGAAGGCCTTGTTGAGCTTCTTGAAGCAGGAGATGGCGGGCAAGGGGACGTCGGCGTTGTCGACTTCCCTGATATCTTCGAGAAACGGCAGGAACAGCTTCATGCGCCGCACCAGATTCGCGCCCTCCTTCCTCTGAGTACGCCGGAACTCGCCGATTTTCTTAACGGATTCGATGACGGCGATCGAATCCTCTACCAAATTCTCCTCCGACTTTGACCTCCCTCTCTCCATCTCCTAATTCATCACTTTTTCCAACCTCAGATTCTTCATCACTTTTAACCAATGATTTCAAATTCTTCTTCGTTTCTTTGTTTTGGTGATTTGGGAGGATTAATTTAGGGGATGATTGAGAGGCTAGGAGAAATTCTTATTACAGAATGTAGTGaaattttgtgtataattcTCCGGGATTAAAGGCGTGTTGAAAGAGATGGTATCACAATTTTTTCGCAGTGGAAAtggatatttgaaaatttactGTTTCTGACACCAATTTATAACTACATAAccaatcatttttatcaacTAGTAGGAGTAATTCAACAAGTATCGTATTTTGTGTAGTGTATGCTTTTGAAGTAAACTTAAAAAAAGGCTTGAAAATTATTGTAAAAAGTATTTAAATCCAAGCTAGCATATAAAAACTTAAGTCCACCATCTTAGTCATTTCAGCGTTCGAACTACATAGGATTTTTAGTGGTACATTTACATGAATTTAAAAGAGAATGTTGTAATAAATTGGGTGATAACTTTAAAGATGATAAACGAGTTTTATCTATGAGTTTTGTTGAATAGTGACAAATTGTGAAGAATtgaatgttttaatttataatgacgtgattgagttttattttaaagttagtgTAGTGATCGAATGGCATGGAACTCGTCCATCCTTAACCAAATGGtcagggatcgatccctatgGAGCAGCTTTAAATCTTTGGGCCAGCTGTCCCACCCATTGAGGTGCCTACTAATCAGCGCGGGGAATAGCCACGCTTTAAATCCTTGGGCCATAGTCACGCTTTAAATCCTTGGGCCAGCTGTCCCACCCACTGAGTTCTACAAATCAAATAGTCACTGGGTCTGCCGATAGATACCCTTgataattataaagaaaaagaaattttaaaaataatgagtaattatccattgtattaaaaaaaaattgaagatctGAAGTAGGGTGACGATTTCTTATGCTAATTGGGAGTTTTAATCGTTCTATCTCTCAATAAGATTTTCAGTTTGCCTATCAAATGTGCTTGTCAAGAGCTTGTTTTCATCTTTTACTCAATTAATACATTCCTTCAACTTCACtcgaattttaaataattgatcaaATATGGATTTACTAAGTgcaaattaattacaaaatcaatattcaaataaCCGTTAAATCGTATGAAATGCAATTacttatattcaaataattttatacttgaTAGTGTATACATGTATCATGCATCCTTTCACTTTagtctcattttatcattttgggaTATTCATTGTTAGATGTCTTATTTCACGTCTACTATATTGGCAAGTAGATCcacaattatatactcccttcgtcccacaagaatatgcactatctaattttggaactttttttctctctaatgggGTTGACTCaatctccactaacaatacgttatttactttttctctctacctatctcttattttaccaattatgcattaaaactcgtgccgaacccaaagtgcatattatgtgggacggagggagtatataatatatttgattcaatttctCCTCACATTTAACTATAAAAGTGTAGTCCACATTCAACTAACATTTTCactgatgcactatttattagtgcTAAAAATACTTGCAACTAGTAGTGCTAAAAATACTTGCAACTAGAGACACagagttttgattttggatttataaACTCATCATACatgaataaacaaataatagaaaacatataaaagaaatacgGAACAGAAATAGAGTTTTAGGATTCAACTACTACGAACTATTAGATTTTAGTTCACTTATTCAACAGAAAGTTCGAATTGTGAATACTCAAATCTGTGAATGCTCGAATTGTGGCTTGTTGTAAACTCAATCCTGCTTCCATGGAGCGGTGTGTTGCGAACAATTATCGTAATCAAAGCTGTGAATCTCAAATAGCAAAAGCCCAAAATTCAGATGTTAGtgcaaattaagaaaaataaccTAAAATAGATTAATAATGATGGAAACACATTCTTTTCAAATCTACTTAAATGATAACGTACCGAAGAACCAACATCTTGTCCTTGTGAAAAATTCGGCTTCCACACCAACACTAATTTCATCGATTAACCAGTCTTATGGGACAGTTGCGAATCATATTAAAGTTGTGATTTTTATTCGAAAGTTCAAAAATCACGAAGTTCttacaattttattcaatttgtttattcaaaCTACGAAATAAGCAAAAAAGAATTGTGGATTgaagtgagtaaagtaagttAATTATTGTTTGACTAGGGAAGTATTAATAAACAATCGGGGGGAATTACgcattttaatgagaaataaagtaagaaaattaattaatttgaaaaaaaatcagatgcCATAATTGGTGGTTagttaagaaattaagaaaatcagCGTTAGTCCTAAGATGGAACAACTTTCATCGTGCAACCAATTTCGTTCACTAGCCGTTGTTTTCAAATATATCTtataaaaaaccaaaaccctTCACGAATTCACATTCAACAAGCCAAAGCTTTTTCTGCTTCGAGAAGAAGATGGATGGAGCAAGTGACAGACATTCAAACATTCATGGTAatctgaaatttgaaaaaggtttcaattttcactttttcgatgagagaaaaatgaaatccTGTGGTATTTCTTGAATATCTAACTAAGATATTGCATGTCTATTTCTCTATCTTAGGGGGAATGAAGTTGACTGGGCACAGCAGGAAGGCGTTGAGCACAATCGACAGCAATGTTGTACAAGTTCACAAAAGGGGCGTCTTGACAGTGtataaaaccataaacaatcaaaatttagttttcatGTTAATATGAAGCTCTACTTCTTCATATCTGTTGATCTTGTTTAGGAAAAATACCGCCATCCAGAAGAACCGCGTGGCTCCCCTTCATCGTCCACTTACTAGGTTTGCATACTCATTTGTATTTGTCTGAAAAATCTGCGCATTTTCCTGTCGGAATTTTACTGAATCTTGATACTTGTAGGAAGTTTGCTGCACAATTAGCTGTCAAAGAGGAGCAGGTGTGTATCTCATTGGAGAAGTTGTCACACTTTAGGCATGATTTAGTGTTTATTTTACTCAAGAAATGGCTATCTTGATGCAGGAAGTGAAGCCATCAGTCCAGCATCAGTCAGCAGACTGCATTTTCATCGATGCAGAAGCCTCCGAGGACCATGATGTGGCAATGTTTGTGCAACATACAGAAGCTATGCTGGTGGAAATTGATCGCATGGTATTATTCGTTTCTTGTTGCTTTGCTATTTGCTAAAATGGTTGCATATATCCATATGTTGAATGCATATTTGTGCTGTGAATTTGCCTAGGATGCCGAAGTTGAGATGGAGGACCTCGACTTGGATGAGACAATCGTGGATATAGATGCGTGTGATAAGAAGAATCCACTTGCAGTTACTGAGTATATTGAtgatatatatgcatattatAAAAGCACTGAGGTTAAAACCTTTCTCTAATAGCTTGAGACGATGATCAGTCTTAGTGTTTAGATGCTATTTCGACTTTCTTACTGTTTTTGTAACATTTGTGAGaatgtcaaattaaataatagcaacTTGTTTGAACTTTATATCTCGTTGTAGAGCTCAAGCTGCGTCCCATCAGATTACATGGCTCGACAGGTTGATATCAACGACAGAATGAGGGCCATTCTCGTTGACTGGCTGATCGAGGTAAACTTAATAAATGCAGCAGaatatcaaaaaaatcaagCAGCTGCTGAAATTGCATGTTATGCAGGTGCATTACAAGTTCGAGCTGATGGATGAGACGTTGTATCTAACTGTCAATCTCATCGATAGATTCTTGGCAGTCCAGCCGGTCGAGAGGAAAAGATTGCAGCTTGTTGGAGTAACTGCGATGCTCCTAGCCTGCAAGTACGAGGAAGTGTCTGTTCCTGTTGTGGAAGACCTTGTGTCGATATCCGACAGAGCCTACTCTAGAAAAGAAGTCCTCGAAATGGTAGTCCACAAAATGCTCCTAATGTTCACTGATTGATGATTACAGTAATCATTGTTGATTTCAACTGTTTGTGTTGTTTCTTTTGCAGGAGAAGTTGATGGTCAATACCTTGGAGTTCAATCTGTCGCTTCCAACTCCATATGTGTTCATGAGGCGCTTCCTAAAAGCTGCGCAATCCGACAAAAAGGTTTCTCGATCATCTACTTTCTTGCAAACAAAACACACAAATGTAGGAAGCATTGATGTTTGAGTGATGATGAGATTGTTTGTTTCCCCAGTTGGAGCTCTTATCCTTCTTCATACTCGAGCTCTCACTCGTTCAGTATGAGATGCTCCGATTCCCACTATCCCTGCTTGCGGCTGCTGCAGTCTTCACTGCCCAATGCACTCTCACCGGATGTGAAATGTGGAGCAGGACGTGCGAGAGGCATTCTAGCTACAACAAAGACGAACTCATGTTAGTTGGCGTATACATGAGTTGAAATTGAGCAAACACGACACATTGTTGATGAATCACACtggttttttgtttttttttccgcAGGGAATGTGCAAGACTGATGGTGGCTCTCCATCAGAATGCAGGAAAGGGGAAGCTTACCGGTGTGTTCAAGAAGTACTCGACTTCTAAATATGGCTATGCTGCTAAAATGGAGGCTGCTGTGTTTCTCCAAGATGCAGAATGATGATACAGAAAGAGAatatatactacaaaatacGATGGTGCAGAAATTATTTGCTTGTCTacaagatttaatatttttcttgtttttctccATCAAGTTCTTGGTGATGGTAGCCATTTAATATTCATGATTAATAGCttcaaattgattgattttggtTGTTGCTTCTACATAATGTGAgggttacttatacatttcaTTGAAggatggatatatatatatgtgattgTTCATTGTTGTATGCATAGTTAGTTTATGTTTATGCGCTTATGAATATCCATCACTCTAAAATCTAAAGAATGTAATATGATATCTTAGTGTACAAGCACCATTAATGAATAATAGTAGTGCAACTGAATTGATCAGTGAATTCAAAAGAATATCTTAACCAAAGCAAAGCTTCTGATCATGAACCAGAGCCATTCTTTATAAGATTCAAGAACTTGAACAACCTCAGACATGTGACAGCGTATCCGATTTAAAAATCAACCCCAACTTCATCACCTCATTTTCTACAGATCCACTCAAACTTGTGTCAAAACATACTCGCACAACCTCATTATCTGCTTCCATCTCCAACAGAACAACTCCTTAGCCGTACACATCACATTAAATTCGCTGCATATTGACATGATTCTTTTGGTTATTAAATTGTCTTACACTTTCCAAAGAGCTTTGATTCTTAGTACTATATGCTACTTACTTTAGTGAATATATTATACATCTCCCGTTTCTTGAAAACTCTCTTTCGATTTAAAATCATCATGGTGACATATAAATGATAATCACCTTTCGTTTGAGATAATGTTACATTCTGAAataaatttcagatttttgtGCCACTAATTTTTACATTTCTCCTTAAACTGTTTGCTGCTGTCAAATTTGTTGATCAGTCTAAAATTAACTTTGCTATTTGAACTTTTCTTCAGCTGGTAGGTTTTCGAGCTTTTACCCTTGCTGTCTATGTCGATCCAAAAGCTTgtgattgttgattttgttataaGTTGCTtgctttatcttttttatattttggatttatcTTGCTTTAGTATGCTAATTATAGATCATAGAATAGTTTCAAATATCTGTATATGCATATGTTATCTCCATAGATGTTATCAAAGTTGAATCTTTTGATCCAAACTTTGATTAAAAAACACATTACCACATAATATTAGGACAAATGATGTACTAAACCAAATTCTTGCATTCCAATACCATGTCAAACTTGATTACAAGCAATCAACTCATCCATCTCAAACCAGGTTATACAATGATGGATGGAAGCCAAAACAGACACTGACTTTGTACATATCATCACCAAAATACATAATCAAAAGGTGTCTGCAAAAGTTAAGATAAAAGGCTTAGAAATTTAGGATTCCTGGTGCCATCTTGGCTTGGGAAACACCATACCATTCTCCTTGGCTGTGTCAAGAAAGTCTACATGCTCACCAGCATCTGGAAATCCAAAAATGGCCGTGAGTTTATCCACCATCCCAAACAGTCCAACTACCTCAGCAACATCGTTATCCTCCTCAATTCCTTCACCTCCATCTGTAGGCATCTCTGCACGTTCTTCAACAGCTTTCCCCTTCAATCTCCCACTTGAATCACAATCCTCACCTCCAATTTCAGAATCACTTAAATGCATCTCTGCACATTCTTCAACAGCTTTCCCCTTCAATCTCCCACTTTCAATTTCAGAATCACTTAAATCAATAACCTCATTGATATGAACACCATCATCTTCCTCGATCTCTGTTTTGGTATCTCCAGAAACAGCTCTGATTCTCTTGCTCTCCGGCTCATCATCCAACACCTGCCTCCTTGTATCATCCACATTAGGGTTTTGGTCCTCGGAGGAGGAGAGGTGATGTTCCGGCGGGGTGTGGAAGACTGAATTCACTTCCAAAGTCGATTCGTCGGCTGAGATCTGGGTTTCGGGCGGCGTAAGTACGAAGATGTGATCGTCTTCAGAGTGCGTCATGGAGGAAAACTGGCTGAGGGGAACCGAGTCCGTGAGCGTAACATTCTCGGAATCCCGCGCAAATGGGCAGTTGAGGAGCTTCGCCTCCTGCGACTCTGTGAGCTTGCAGCATTTCAGGATCCTACCAAACGGATCTGGTCCCTCCTCTGCCATCGTTAGCGTAACAGTGATTTGAGAGGGGTTAGGGCTTTTAATTTTGGGtggaatttgaatattaaagcGAAGACTAAtttctttccattttgttgttattttttgaatGTTGGGCTTAGTCCAATCGGGCTTCCAAAATCCACTCACCttgttttaaatatgaatatcgTCAACCGAAGATGGCTcgtgaaattatataaaaaaataataataaaattgactCTCAAATTAAAGGTCCATTCTAAGTTCTAACATATGATATTACTATGTAATTAtggaaaatcaataaaattagctCACAATTAAATGATCCGCTCTAACCTACTTTGGTgtccaaatcaaaattttcttctctcttgtTTTATACTTGGTGGCCAACCTATCCAATCAATGAGACCATATTCAAGAGCTCCCGAGTGTTGAAGGACTTAGGTCCTGCATATTCATGTCGAAAATTCAGTGCGCATATATCAATAGGAGCACGAATGCCATAAAACATGATCTTTTGCACACTTGACCACAGGCAGCTCCATTCACTGCACCGAGTGAAGTGAAGTCAATGCATCTCTATCAATTGTCACATGATAGAGAGAAGCTGATCAAAGACATTAGGTACATTATACTAAAGTTTATGTCATTATATGATCTTTTATAAGGCAAGACTTTTCTGTCACTTTTACAGAAAGACAAATAAGTGATACAATAAAATCCCCAAGTTCTACTCAACATATACAAGTTTTCAGACCTAGTTTTATGAGCCTATTTTATAATTCCATATATCTATGGATATTGGGTAGAGGAATTTAGTATTGTTATTATATCTaacaatacataaaataagatGTACCTTCTCACCAGCTGCAAGTAGAAAACCTGCCAAATTATAAGCATATCCCGCACAATGAGTTCTAACAGGACTTTTCAAACTCTGCATCATATGTGAGCTGCAACAGAGATGTATAGTTATCacaagattttaaatataaaaggagggaaaaaataagtattaaattacgacatacataaataaatgcaaaactgTATGTACCAAGTTGTAAATGAAGAACTAACATCTCCATTAATGTACATATAGAGCCTCTCTGAATCCCCAATACTGACAAGGTACAACATTGAAGCAAGTATATCTGATTGCTCAAATATTCGTCTATGTTTTTCcccaataaaattaacatgctaACTGTCTGTCAGACGAGTTTCGAAGAGGATGGAACAAAATCAAACCTAGCTAATATTTGTATAATGCAGGGAGCGCACAAGAAATTACTTATCTTCTTCGcacatcatataatcaatTGTTCCGGGAATAACAAAGGGGCAGCAGATGATCGGATGACATACTTGATAGCATAACACTAATCTTTGAcaaaaacaaaggaaatatTGTAAAGCTATGATAAGCTTTCATATAACAAATTTACTAGATTCTTACAAGTAATCAACCCACTGCCAAGTTCCTTCAACAGAGTTTGTGTAAGGCAGTCTAGGTGTTCCAATAGGCATCATTGCTACACGACCCCTTGTTGTAACACTCATCCTTCAAAAAGATAAGTGTTATCCAATACATGTAATATAAACTTGTGCGACTGAGGCATACCGGCATTCATTCATGCTAATGATGAACTGGGCCATGGGAATGTCGCTGcataaacaaaaaagatgGATTGAAATAGACTAGTAAGGCAGAAACATTGGAGAAAACATATTAAAACACATGGAGTAAATGATTACTTAATTTGGAAATCATGTATAACAACAATCTACGGAGTATCTTTTACCATTCAAAGTTACAAGAACAAGATGCAAATACTTAAGCAGctaacaaaatttcaaaaacaaCAGTCACAATCAAAAGGGCACAGAGCAGTTCCTCCTGCATCTGGCTTCCCTATACCCAGCTCTTCTTCTGAAAACACGGCCAATCCATCGGCAGTTCTCTTCCTCGGTCCACAAGTGCCGGCTGAAAATTCGAAGGAGCGGCTCTTCATActcttttccttctttttcaAATTGGCAGCAGCTACTTTGGCTTTGGTTTCGGCCTCAGCCTTCTTTTCCGATTCCAGTCTCTTCCGTTTATTTGCAgcaaaaatttcatcaatctCACTTCCCTTCCTCTTCCCCTTCTGGTTAGAGACCTTCTTCTCCTGTTCCGCAACGTCTTCTACTTTTGGGGGCTTCTTCAACTTCCCAACTTTTTTCATCTTGCTATCGCAATCTCACTCTTCAAACCACcaaattttatgagaaatCAAGCAACATTGTCGCCAATCTACTTTTGCAGTttctgaaaattgaaattaaattattactataattttgaataGAGCAAGAAGAAGTGTACCTGCTAGGTTGCAAAAGAATTTGGCTGAAGCACAATCTTTGAGGAAGCAAAAGGGGGAAAATATTAGGAACGCCGCTTATATATAGGTATTCATTGGTGTAGAATTTTATTCACTGTAAAATGGGCTTTAATTAGTGGgctaataattttatttaaactactATGCCTAAATGAATTAATAGGTTTTCATCTTTCGCTTAccgataaaattttataaatttaaattagtttaagtaattaataactGAGCGCATATTtgtaatcaattaaaattcattttacaaTACGGTTTAGattgattattattaaaagaaaatttgtataaattgtgatattatagtataacatgagtatttaatagtataagtAATAAGTTACTACATggtaaaagataaataaaataacataacatAAAGTGGTCCTACAAGTGAAAATCATACATATAGCTagcgatataaaataaaataaaagacgATCACCGAGGtacaataacaaaatgaaaaatcttaTAATTTGGTAAAGCAAAACCGAATCCTCCAATACTATAAGGATATGCGTTTggttaaactttttttttgtcggATGCATCTTCATTCAGCTTGAAAATAAGCACAACTATTAGGATCAAATGTGGAGCACAAAGTCTATAgccattattttattttcttccctCACAGTTTTGAATTCATGGGCCATCTTTTGATGTTTCAAAAACTTTACCATATAGCCGTTTGATTGTTTCATGCCCTCGTTAATTTGCTCATTTTGTTATATTAGGGCAACAATAAGTGATGTCAGACTGTTTTTTCTTGAGTTTagtctttttcattttgatagGCCTTGATAAAGAAGAGCCACGAAAGTATGGGTCAGAGTTTTTGAATAAGAATGAATGAATTCAATGTGATGCTTGTTGTCTAGATCTCCTTTGCCCAATTTTGGACTTTTCTTAATCATTttacaaattgaaaatttccaATCTAATCTGTAATTTGAATCTTTCTCGCGTGTTTGTATGGTACTCCTATCATTCATCTACAAAAATTTGTAATCAATTAATCGCATGACGCATGTACAGTTAGAAATTAACATTGaaatactatcaaatattCATTATGTTTGCATTTGAAGCACCAAACTGATTTCTTGCTTCAGCTACTCAGATACATTAATGGaattactttatcattttctcGATGATTTGAATACGAGCCTGCATAATACTTCTACGCTTTGGCCACGTCGGATCTCTAGCTTCATTGAATGATTGAATCCATCTTCCATATACTGCTATAATTGTTGTGCTAATTGAGATGCCTCTATTATTGGACCTCGTGAATTTGCATATAAACTTTACATAACTTTGCCTCTATCTTGAGTCTTGACATTGCTATAATTGTTGTGCTAATACTTTGCCTCTATCTTCACTCTTTCTTTACATAACTTTCTTTacaaattgacatttttatgagaaaaagataaagacGACGATAGGAGATGAAGATGAGATGATTGTGATGTTGTGCTCgcttgtatttatagatatgtaatgattattctattttttgaatggATGACTAGGATTTACTTCTACTTTTACGATGAGTGGCTAAGATTGAAAGCATACGGATTGTGCtttatatcttttattttatgcttttaCAATGAGTGGTAAGATTGATAGTAAATGAActagtatgttttttttttctcttaattttttaaatggttgattaagatttatttatgtttttattaagaGTTGTTAAAGATGGAAAGTACATGGagaatattattctttttttttttgtggcttttttaatgaatggtactcattatttataattgaagGTTTAGAATATACttctatttcattaattttattaatgaatgACTAGGATTAGAAGTTAACCTAtaggattaaaattttgaaattattataaaacttatATACAAACGAGGAATATGTACACTAATTTCTGACAATATGCTATGACATCAAAAGAAATGACGACCACCTTCAAGTTACGATGATGTTATCTGGAATCTGGATCTCTCTCGTTGAAGTGTTGAAGTAAAAAGCtgcattaattattaataattttggtattaagaaaaattaaattcaaatcgaCTTCAGTATCATCAAATTTCTTCTGCCTTCAACACTCAATTGGGCTGGCAGCTTCCCACTCATCTGATCATCtctcatgtttttttttt harbors:
- the LOC125217968 gene encoding U-box domain-containing protein 15-like translates to MERGRSKSEENLVEDSIAVIESVKKIGEFRRTQRKEGANLVRRMKLFLPFLEDIREVDNADVPLPAISCFKKLNKAFRSARKLLRFCHDGSKIYLALESESMMGRFHTVYESISAAMEGMPYEELGISQQDKEHMELQRVQLRRAKKRTDTQDMELTMDLMVALSSNDRNAEIASVERLAVKLSLFTPEELHEERLSIHKLSNERWGISSECQQQVLNLVQKLKRFAGVEEKEAVDEPKRLNVAPSSFSIPNEFLCPITLEIMTDPVIVATGQTYERRSIQKWLDSNHQTCPKTGQTLEHLLLAPNFALKNLILQWCEKNNYQPSKEAPKSAETTNDEKILSLVKSLSSSKLEEQRDAVEQIRFLSKECSNSRSLIANAGGIQRLVQLLSYPDSRIQEHTVTALFNLSIDESNKQLISAEDPIPAIIEILEHGTIDAKENSAAALFSLSMLDDNRAKIGSLNGIPPLVKLLRVGTMRGKKDAVTALFNLCLNPANRAIAVEASIVQPLLRILEDEKLEMMNETLSMLLVLASSPEGRRELGQLPFIETLVKLLRDGSPKNKECALAVLLELGSNNSNMILAALQYGMYEYVIDVSNNGTERGRRKANTMLRLASKAQEIP
- the LOC125222932 gene encoding uncharacterized protein LOC125222932 isoform X2, encoding MAQFIISMNECRMSVTTRGRVAMMPIGTPRLPYTNSVEGTWQWVDYFSHMMQSLKSPVRTHCAGYAYNLAGFLLAAEEGPDPFGRILKCCKLTESQEAKLLNCPFARDSENVTLTDSVPLSQFSSMTHSEDDHIFVLTPPETQISADESTLEVNSVFHTPPEHHLSSSEDQNPNVDDTRRQVLDDEPESKRIRAVSGDTKTEIEEDDGVHINEVIDLSDSEIESGRLKGKAVEECAEMHLSDSEIGGEDCDSSGRLKGKAVEERAEMPTDGGEGIEEDNDVAEVVGLFGMVDKLTAIFGFPDAGEHVDFLDTAKENGMVFPKPRWHQES
- the LOC125220437 gene encoding uncharacterized protein C6G9.01c, which translates into the protein MKKVGKLKKPPKVEDVAEQEKKVSNQKGKRKGSEIDEIFAANKRKRLESEKKAEAETKAKVAAANLKKKEKSMKSRSFEFSAGTCGPRKRTADGLAVFSEEELGIGKPDAGGTALCPFDCDCCF
- the LOC125224360 gene encoding G2/mitotic-specific cyclin-2-like; protein product: MDGASDRHSNIHGGMKLTGHSRKALSTIDSNVVQVHKRGVLTVKNTAIQKNRVAPLHRPLTRKFAAQLAVKEEQEVKPSVQHQSADCIFIDAEASEDHDVAMFVQHTEAMLVEIDRMDAEVEMEDLDLDETIVDIDACDKKNPLAVTEYIDDIYAYYKSTESSSCVPSDYMARQVDINDRMRAILVDWLIEVHYKFELMDETLYLTVNLIDRFLAVQPVERKRLQLVGVTAMLLACKYEEVSVPVVEDLVSISDRAYSRKEVLEMEKLMVNTLEFNLSLPTPYVFMRRFLKAAQSDKKLELLSFFILELSLVQYEMLRFPLSLLAAAAVFTAQCTLTGCEMWSRTCERHSSYNKDELMECARLMVALHQNAGKGKLTGVFKKYSTSKYGYAAKMEAAVFLQDAE
- the LOC125222932 gene encoding uncharacterized protein LOC125222932 isoform X1 translates to MAQFIISMNECRMSVTTRGRVAMMPIGTPRLPYTNSVEGTWQWVDYFIGDSERLYMYINGDVSSSFTTCSHMMQSLKSPVRTHCAGYAYNLAGFLLAAEEGPDPFGRILKCCKLTESQEAKLLNCPFARDSENVTLTDSVPLSQFSSMTHSEDDHIFVLTPPETQISADESTLEVNSVFHTPPEHHLSSSEDQNPNVDDTRRQVLDDEPESKRIRAVSGDTKTEIEEDDGVHINEVIDLSDSEIESGRLKGKAVEECAEMHLSDSEIGGEDCDSSGRLKGKAVEERAEMPTDGGEGIEEDNDVAEVVGLFGMVDKLTAIFGFPDAGEHVDFLDTAKENGMVFPKPRWHQES